The genomic region GATTTTGATTTTATGCGCCAGGACGGGGATATTGGCTCTATGGACTATGATCAGGCGGTAAAGAATGGTGAAATTTTCTTTGGCTGGTCGATGTGGATGGAACAAGATGGATATGCTCCGGGTGAATCCATTGCATTTGACTTTGAGAATGGAAGTGAAACCTATACCTATCAGGGAAAGATTGCAGGATCCTTTGTAAGCGCGGACACTTATCTTGTCATTCCGGAAGGTGTATACCGTTCCATGAATCCGAGGGGAACAGCCTCTGGCTATCTGTGGGTGGACTGTGATAAAAAAGATGTTGCATCTGTGGAACAGAGTCTGAATACTTTGATTTCTAATACTTCACATATAAAAATGGATACCTATCATGCACAGTTACAATCTGCAGAATTCACAGCTCGCATGATGAAGCTTGGCTGTTATCTGTTTATGGCGGTTGTAGGATTCATCGGTTTCATGAATATGGCAAACACCATAATCATGAATATTACGACAAAAAAGCAGGAATATGCTGTATTACAGGCTGTGGGTATGACAAATAAACAATTAAATTTATGTCTGCAGTTACAGGGAATAATGTTTACGGCTGGTACCATATGCGTAGCTTTGATCATTGGTCTGCCGCTCGGCTATGTACTTTTTTTCTATGCAAAACATAATGGAATATTTGGAATGAATACCTATCATGTTCCAATCGTACCAATTTTTATTATGATTTTTTTGGTCGGTCTGTTGCAGATTGTACTTTCCTGCGTTTTAAGCAGTAATCTGAAAAAGGAAACGCTGATAGAGAAATTAGTGGTTTCGTAGAAACTTGATTTCTCAGCAAGTCTTAATTTCTTATTGCTAACCTAAAACAGTTCACTGAACTGTTTTACTCCAACCCATGCATGGCTCAAAAGGTTTGGGGAACCTTTTAAGGTTAGAAATGAAGTCAAGCACAGCTTGATGTCAAAAGAGTTGTAAAAGCTGATTTGTCAGTGCGTTAGAACCCACTCAACTACTGCGCCTTGTAAATAATAACTATATAAATAAAGAAGCTGAAAATTTTGTCTCAGCCTCTTTTATCTCTAACTTAGCCGCGGAAAGCGTCCAAGATGATTTTAAATTCATCATTTGTGAGTGTCACACCTTTACCCATTTTGCTGTGGTCTGGGCTCCATGAACGAATATCAAATTTTGGCTCTGCTCCGTTAAAACTAACACGGTTCAATTCTTTTGTCCAACCTTTATCGCTTTCAGATAGGGTAAGTAAGTGTTCGACAATTTCAAATTTAAATTCTGACATAATAAATTTTCCTCCTCATATATATATTCGTAAAAAAACTTTCTAAACTTTTGATTATTTATTTTTTTCTTCAAAAGGTGTATAATCATTTTATCAATTTTTTAGGTAAATGACTATGAAAAATCTTATCAAACGTTTAAAAAGGCAAGCACAGGCTTATATTGACTTTCATGCTCAACCAGCCACAGATATTAATCTGAAAACTCACAAAATCATCACAACCATCAAAGAAGCGCAAGAAAAGCAATTAGCGCTCCATGCTATTTACAAAGACGGCAGTTTTACAGGTGATTTGGTCAAATACGACCCCAAAAATAACAAATTAATCCTCAAAAACTTCCAAAAGAATATCTCAACAATCATCGCTATCAGCGATATCAATCGTTTGACATTGGTACCACCAACTGTCCGTAAATCTCAAGAACTAGACAAAAAATGAACGACCCTACCTACGCCATTACGTTTAAGAGTCGTTCATTTTTTAATAATTATTACTGATTATGCTCTAACAGTTTTGCTAGAACCGTCGCTTTTATAAAGGTTCACAAGTCCTTCTTTACGAGCACGAATCATATCTCCTGCTTGAACGGCTTGAGGGACAGTGATTTTCAATAATTCCATTGGATTTGGAGCACGATCAATTTTATTGCCATCAGCATCATGCAAATCTTTGATGTAAGTTTCAAAATGACGGAATCCTGGTCCATAGAATTCGACAGCATCTCCTTCGAGAATAACGTTACGTTGACGGATTGTTGCTGTCATTGTTTCTTCATCAAAGGCAACAACTTCACCGACAAATTTATATTGTGGTATTTTACGACGAGCGCCAAAGAGTTGTTCGTTTTCTGTTGGTGTTTGATAGTAGAAACCAGTTGCTAATTCACGTTGGGCAACTTTCCAAAGCTCATCAAGTAATTCACCTTTGATAGCTTCGAATTTTGCTGGGCTTTCTAGGTAAGCATCGACGGCTGCACGGTAGCAGTTTGTGACCGTTGATACGTAGTGAATTGATTTCATACGACCTTCAATCTTAAAGCTATCGACACCATTTTCAATCAAATCAGGTAAGTGTTCAATCATACACATATCAACTGATGACATAGAAAAGGGCTCTGGAATTTCACCTTCAAGACTTTTACGTTCTTGACCAAACGGCATATCATAAAGGTCATATTTCCAACGACAAGATTGTGAACAGCCGCCACGGTTAGCATCACGATGACTCATATGATTAGAAAGGACACAACGCCCTGAATAACTGATACACATTGCGCCGTGAACGAAAGCTTCAATTTCAAGTGAGGTGTGTTTACGAATTTCTTCAATTTCAGCAATTCCGACTTCACGCGCCAAAACAACACGAGACACACCGATTTCTTCCCAGAAAGCAAAGGATTCATAGTTGGTTGTCGAAGCTTGTGTTGACACGTGGACTTCTAAACCCGGTGCTTCTGTTAAACAAATTACCATAAGTGCTGGATCAGATACGATAACGGCATCCAAGCCCAGATCACGAAGTTCACGGAACCACTCTCCTGCACCAGTTTCGTTTCCTTCGTGGGTAACCATATTTGCTGCAACGTGGACCTTAGCACCATTCGCATGGGCATAATTAATTCCTTCTTGCAATTCTTCCATCGTGAAGTTACCAGCACGGCTACGAAGACCGTAAGCTTGTCCACCAACAAAGACTGCATCAGCTCCATAATCAACAGCGACTTTTAATTTCTCAAGAGTACCAGCAGGTGCTAAAACCTCTGGACGTTTTAAAGTTTTTTCTGACATTATTATATTCCTATTTCCAAGATAGTAAAATTTAAAGATAAATATCTTTACAACAATTTCAGTTAATTAGCTAACTTGTCATGCCCTGAAATAGTAACTCAATCATGACAAGAGTTCATTTTGGGGTAGTTTTACTTCACTTCCTCTGGGTCAAATTCATAGAATCCAGTTCCAAGTGTGCGACCTTTTGGATGTAATTTACGAATTTCTTCATCCAATAAGAAAGCTTGGTCTTGTGTAAATTCACCAGCTTCCATCAATTCTTTTGTTTTCACAAAGATTTTTGCGATTTCAACAAAATTATGACCTGGGCAGTAGATACCATCTAATTTCCAGTGTGTGTAGTTGTGTTCAACCAACTCTGTTATTTTTGGCATCATATCAAGATCGTCAGTATCGAAGATGTGTGTACCGTGTTTGTCTTCATAAATTGAATAGTGTGAGTCTTTGTTGCTTGGTTCAGCAAGGAAAAGACCACGTTCACGAGTTTTTTCATCATCAATGTGTGTAAAATTATAGTAATTTTGCAACAAAGGACGTTTTGAATGATGGATAACAGTTGCTCCGTAGACAAGCACTTCAGCTGGATAGCGAAGATTTTCTGACATTTGGAACAATTCTGCTGATGGGATTTCGCGTGCAAGAACTGTTTCACTTGCTCCGTGGTCACCCCAGAAGTTTACTTGACGGCTTGATGTCACGAAAACTGAAGCATCGTAAATCATCTTGAAGTTGTAACCTTCGTGTGTGTTGATGTGGAAAAGCCCAGCATCACAAGCTACCACGTAATCTGCTTTAATTTCTTTCAAGAAATCAAGGTATGGTCGAACGGCATTGATCATGTCTTGGTGTAACAATGCATTACATGCAACCGTTAATTCTTTACCAG from Streptococcus lutetiensis harbors:
- a CDS encoding YdbC family protein, coding for MSEFKFEIVEHLLTLSESDKGWTKELNRVSFNGAEPKFDIRSWSPDHSKMGKGVTLTNDEFKIILDAFRG
- a CDS encoding peptidase U32 family protein, with the protein product MSEKTLKRPEVLAPAGTLEKLKVAVDYGADAVFVGGQAYGLRSRAGNFTMEELQEGINYAHANGAKVHVAANMVTHEGNETGAGEWFRELRDLGLDAVIVSDPALMVICLTEAPGLEVHVSTQASTTNYESFAFWEEIGVSRVVLAREVGIAEIEEIRKHTSLEIEAFVHGAMCISYSGRCVLSNHMSHRDANRGGCSQSCRWKYDLYDMPFGQERKSLEGEIPEPFSMSSVDMCMIEHLPDLIENGVDSFKIEGRMKSIHYVSTVTNCYRAAVDAYLESPAKFEAIKGELLDELWKVAQRELATGFYYQTPTENEQLFGARRKIPQYKFVGEVVAFDEETMTATIRQRNVILEGDAVEFYGPGFRHFETYIKDLHDADGNKIDRAPNPMELLKITVPQAVQAGDMIRARKEGLVNLYKSDGSSKTVRA
- a CDS encoding peptidase U32 family protein; the encoded protein is MEKIIITATAESIEQVKELLDAGVDRIYVGEENYGLRLPHNFTYDELREIADMVHAAGKELTVACNALLHQDMINAVRPYLDFLKEIKADYVVACDAGLFHINTHEGYNFKMIYDASVFVTSSRQVNFWGDHGASETVLAREIPSAELFQMSENLRYPAEVLVYGATVIHHSKRPLLQNYYNFTHIDDEKTRERGLFLAEPSNKDSHYSIYEDKHGTHIFDTDDLDMMPKITELVEHNYTHWKLDGIYCPGHNFVEIAKIFVKTKELMEAGEFTQDQAFLLDEEIRKLHPKGRTLGTGFYEFDPEEVK